In one Grus americana isolate bGruAme1 chromosome 1, bGruAme1.mat, whole genome shotgun sequence genomic region, the following are encoded:
- the GPALPP1 gene encoding GPALPP motifs-containing protein 1 isoform X2, whose product MIYICMNRFPSTLETILLFDNVRQKWSACKYSQGINTSRPIIGPALPPGFRKPSQDTGNSRSAIGPSVPSEFHTQVTDSSEEEDDLIGPMPAKGPVESDVTEEFERRAQRMKEKLTSADSDEPKQVTRESWMTELPPELKSFGFGPRTFKRRANDKSGDRSIWTDTPADRERKAKEREEAKKSTSKDNEEIVLSGRDKRLVEQVTSYNESKRSESLMDIHQKKLKSKASEEKNKPQERRPFDRDQDLKVNRFDEAQKKALIRKSRDLNTKFEHSKGNMFL is encoded by the exons atgatatatatatgtatgaacAGATTTCCTTCAACTTTGGAAACGATATTGCTGTTTGACAATGTTAGACAGAAGTGGAGCGCTTGTAAATATTCCCAAGGTATTAACACATCAAG gcCCATTATAGGTCCTGCATTACCGCCTGGCTTTAGGAAACCTTCGCAGGACACTGGGAATAGCAGAAGTGCCATAGGACCGTCTGTTCCATCAGAATTCCATACCCAG gtaaCAGATAGTAGCGAGGAAGAAGACGATCTTATAGGCCCAATGCCTGCAAAAGGACCAGTGGAGTCTGATGTGACGGAAGAATTTGAACGCAGAGCTCagagaatgaaggaaaaacttACTTCAGCAGACAGT gaTGAACCCAAGCAAGTTACAAGGGAATCATGGATGACAGAACTTCCACCTGAATTGAAAAGCTTTGGATTTGGCCCGAGAACATTCAAGAGAAGAGCTAATGACAAATCAGGCGATAGATCTATTTGGACAGATACTCCAgctgacagagagagaaaagccaag gaaagagaagaggcaaaaaagtcaACCAGTAAGGATAATGAAGAAATTGTATTATCTGGGAGAGACAAGAGGCTTGTTGAGCAGGTGACTTCATACAAT GAGTCAAAGAGGTCAGAATCACTTATGGACATACATCAGAAAAAGCTAAAGAGCAAAGCGTCCgaagaaaagaacaaacctCAAGAAAGAAGGCCATTTGACCGAGACCAGGATCTCAAAGTCAATCGATTTGATGAAGCACAAAAGAAAGCTCTTATAAGAAAATCCAGAGATCTGAATACTAAATTTGAGCACAGTAAAGGCAATATGTTTTTATAA